Genomic segment of Passer domesticus isolate bPasDom1 chromosome 4, bPasDom1.hap1, whole genome shotgun sequence:
AAGACAGTGAGCTAGAGAGCAAACATTCCATTTTGTTTCATTCAAAGTGTGAGATCCTTCACTGTCCTGGAATAATAAACCTCTCTGGCAGGCAGCTGTCGTTTTAGAACAATTTGCTCTTTGTCCTCAAGCTGAAGGAgctctgctgtgcaggaggatCTTGCCAGTCCCTGGTGGGGCACAGTGGAGCTGGTTCCTTGCAGAGCTGCCGTGGGCTGCAGGAGGCCTCGTGGCCAGATGGAAAACCTGAAGTGTTTATTAggcctggctgggatggagctcaTCTGCCCACAGCATCCTCACAGTGCCGGGCTCTGTATTGGCACCTGAAAAGGGACTGGTGACACTCTTTATTAATTATCTTTATCTTGAccaggtttgggggttttttcattttattttctgtcctcTGCCCCTACTCTGCTGTGGAGGGCAGTGACAAGTGCAGCTTGGTGGGCAGCTGATGTTCAGCCTAGGTTCATCTTCCGTGGTCCTTTCTGGCACCCAGCATGGGACGTGGACAATGGCAGCTCTGTATCCAGTGtgtcactgctgcagcagcagcagccgcccgTGGGAGTCGGGGAGTttgctgcctgcactgcccaTCCTTTATAAGGCTGAAGCTGGGAATGTGCTAGTACAAACAATGGCTCTGGGCTGTGTCCTGGCACGGATGGCCTTGctgagctgtgggagctgtcTTGTCTCCACAAGAGGATGAGGGAATAcatctccctgtccctgctctggattgGTGTGGATGATtgtgcagggtcaggggtcccTGTTCATGTTTACATGAGCTGCTAATGCTGCTGACACTGCTGGCACATAATGGGGTTGGTGGAATCTGCTGTGCTCATGGGATAAGAGGAGATTTCTGGCTGAGGCAATACAGAAATGCACCCCGAGGTGGCTGTTCCCTGGCTGGCAGGGAGTGTGGCAGGATTTGGGCAGGTTCCTAGCACAGGTATCACCACCCAGAGCCTGGGACTTTACCCTTGAATGGCACCAACCCTGGCAAACCCTGTGCCACCTGATGGAGGGGTGCCTTGCCAGCCCAGggcaaaccagcagcttctgccCCACACTGGAGCCTGGCCTGTGCCTGCCCAGCCTCAGTTCTGAGAGGGCTGGGCTTGAGGCAGGACTCAAACAACAGCAGCAACTGCAGGAATTGCCCCAGGAGTGAAAAAGGAACTGTTCAAAGAAAACAATGGGTCCAATAGAAAGAACTGGAGATGAGATGGTGCCCAGGAGTCCTTCCCAATCCAAGAGTTTCTGCAACAGTAGAGAAGCAGCAATAACAACCAATACACCTGAATCTAATAATCCTCTGTTTCACAGAGCTTTGTCTTGGCCCTTCCTTGGTAAAATTTCAAAGAAATTATGGATGGATCCTTCCCCTGAGAAGACAGCTATGCTGTTTGGagaaataaaaacccccaacagCAACCTTCCTGACCTCATGTGAACACTGAACCCCAACCCTGAGGAAAATTGAGGAGAGAGAGGGAATGAGGATTGTTAACCAGTGGTGTGCTCAGCACACAGGCCTGGGCACCAGCATCCAGTACAGCAGAGATTTACAAAGAGCACTGCAGTTACAACCCAGATAAGTACATTGTGCACACCATGTGACACACAAGTGATGGCACAGACAAAACCAGGGCACTCTGCACACTCAGTACTTAATGCTGTCAGCACAACACggtgctctgctggctgctgctgggccttCCTCCACAGACAAGGGAGCACTAATGGACTGACGGCCTAAGGGGTAACCCTGGACTAAAGGAAATGAAGAGATGTATTTCACACTGGAAAATCAGAATCAGTCCAGGCAcctcagaatttttttccttttttttaccAGGTGATTTAGTATTAGGCAACttctctttcattttgttttttttcaattgtgCTATTGGAAGCATCCATAGAAGGAAAAACACTGTGGCAAGAAAAGACCAATTCTTCTCTGCCCATATTTCACTGCCACAGGAGCTGACAGCTGACGTGGAATGAAGGAAGGAAGAGGTCTGGATGAGGCACACTGGGACAGAACTTCACCTGTGCCAACACGTCACTGCAGTCCATGTCACAGCAGTGATATGAGCTGGATCAGAGCTCTGGTCCCCCCATGCCTCACTGGGTACAGATTCCCCTCCAAGAAGGGAATTGGAAACACTTCCTTTAAGTATAAAAAGTGATATTCTTCTCTGGTATCTGAATATCTGACATCTATCTGGCACTAGAAACAATACCCAAAACTTACAAAAATTACCTTACATTGTTATAATGCTCCCTCCTTTCTCTAGTTCTTTGGGGCATTTTATACCTCCTTGTGTACCATGAAGGGACATGAGAGATCACAACTAACTCAGACACCTTCAGCAGAGGGCAGGAAAATCCTCAGGTATGTATGAAGAAATAAACTGTCTTACACATCAGATCTTGAAGAGTAAACTCTTTGAAATTagcttattttctttatttaaaaaaaaaaaaagatattcaAGTTGATGAGTCTCTGGATATCAAAACTGTGCgtctttttccctcctctgtgcttctgtcAGGCACTCAGACAGCAAAGAGAAGACAGTGCAAGGGGCTGCTGCATGGTCCACAGAGACTGCACAGGCTTTGGACCCAATGGAGAAAGGTTCCCATCTGTCCAACAGCACATGGCTCCAGCCTGGTCTGTCTCCTTGGAGCTAGAGGATCACAGATGATGGCAGtgagagcacaaagcagcacTGTCTCAGGAACTTGTACAGCTACACCAAATGCCACTGGCATCAGAACCTAAACATTCTGaaacttctttatttttcaCCCACTTCTCCTGGAGCACAGGGGAGTTTCaggtggctgcagcagaagaAGACAGCAAACCCTCTTTCTGTCTACCTAAGAACATTGTGCGTTTGTTCCCCTGTGTTTTATCGGACAAGGAAGTCAGCGTGTGGCTCAGGGACtcacagctgccagggagctgagggTCCTGAGGAATACAAGTAGGCAGGAAATGACTGTGCACCCCCTCCAGCCTCAGGTGAAAGCCCAGAACCTCGTCTGTGTGAACAAAGTGAtgtgtggagctgctggggcgACACACCCAGGGCGCTGCCCCGATGCCGCCGGGAATAACGCGGGCAGCGAGACACGGTCAGCCGTAAGCAACACGGGCACTACGCACCAAGGGAGCAGTGGCATCTTCTAACACTGGGAACAGAAGAGATGGACAAGACACTGAGTCAGCCTAGGAACAGATGGAGGTGTTCTCCTGTAGCACGCTGTGTCCAGGTGACGGCAGGGAAGGATGGCTGTGGCGCTGCCTTCACGCCCACCTCCCGCTGGAAGCGAAGCTGcggctgaaggagaaggtgacCTCCCCGTTCTTGTACTTGCCCCAAGCTCCAAATGGCACTATGACAACTGTGCTGTTGTCTTCAGAGCCGAACTGCACTGCCTGAGAGGAGAAACAAAGTGTCAGCATCAGTGTCTCACTTGGAAAGGGAGACGAGCGTCTGGCTTCACCTGGGACGGCACACCCTGaggccccttcccagccctgataCTCCATTCTGATATGCCCCAGAGCTTCCCCTAGGATATGCCACCATCCAGAACCAAGGTCAGAAACTGGCCGTTTCTGTCTGTGACAATGACATTTTCAGCACAGGCAGAAGCTGCAGTTACAATCCCATGCAGCTCAGTGGACAGCGAGCTAAACAAGTCATTGATGTGATGCCTGGCAAGGATGTGGCGAGGCCCAGGGTAAGGAAGAGGCTGGCCAGCAGGACTGGTGAATGTCCCAGCCAGCACCCTTCAATTCAGCTGAAAGTGTGGTATTGTGTAAACAAAAACTGCTTTTTTAAGCCAAACCAGCCCACCCAGGAGCCcctggtgcccagagcagcgCTGGCATCACCTGCTCAGTGACCACGTGGGCGGCCTCAGCAGGGTCGTGGCACTGGCTGATGAAGTCGCAGATCTCCTGGCTGTTCACCATGAAGTTGATGCCGTCGGTGGTCAGCACCAGGAAGCTGTCGTCTGCGTGGTGCAGCTGCAACAGAGGCACAGGGGATGCATCACCCTGGTGAGTGCTGCAAGGCAAGGGAACGGCCCCCGTGGTTTTTCTTGGGGTGCTGTGTGCCCTCCTGAAGCTGAGGATTTCAAGGAGGACATGCTAGTGCTGCAGTCATCTCCCTAAACCCCTAGTGCGTGGCACTTCATTGGGACCAAAACAATAGGAGTTCTTGGGGCCCTGGGAGGTGCACTGGGGAAAAGTAACAAACAATGAATTGGCAGGAGACCTTCCTGCCAGAGTGGAGGTTGAATATCTTCTGGgtgtttaatttgttttctagaTGACTACAGAGCTATGGTAAGACACGTGCAGCTgtcctttcctcctccccctcttcCTCTCTACTGTGCAAATCTCTGTACATCCTACGTTTTGATGGCAGCCCATCCATATCCCACCCAGTTCTCAGTGATGGTTTTGTACCAGCATTAACCTCAAAATTATTCATTTGATCACAGGACCCAAACAGACTAACACCTGTAACAGATATCATGTGTTATCTTTCTTCCCTCATTATAAATTTTGTTGTGAGAAGTGACATTTAGAAGTTGATCTGGTTGAATTTAGTACCAGATTCCTTTCTGTCCTGTTAGTGTTAATCTGAAGCAACTTAATGAGAATTGTTCTCTGGTTATTCCAGTAAAAATCAGTGCATGGCCATCAGGCTTCACCTGAGCTTCTGTTGTGTGGGTACCACCACTGCATCAAACACCTATGAAGCCCTTAGTCCaagtgctgctgtccctgtaaACCAGACCTTCTTTTACCTGAACCCTTTTTGTTTCTGGCTGGGCTATCACACCACTGTTTTTAAGATCCAAATCTCCTATGCTCCGTGTCATTGCAAGTCTAGCATTCACATGAGGTTGTCCCAAACTGTTCCAAGAAATGAAGCCACCACACTTCTTAATCCTGtccgcaaaaaaaaaaaaaaaaaaaaaaaggaaatgagtTACTGCTTCACACCATTGCCCCTATGTCTATCCTTTATTTCTGTCAGTAGCTAGAATGAGGAATGATGTATGGAGAGCCTAAGCTGGGAGGCTGAGGGTTGACTTTAGCTGTTTGAAGGGCTCTGTGGAAGGGATGTGTCTTGGTGGGCTGAGTCCTGACCTGGGAATCACAGTGCATTTCCTCGGGTTCTAAGCTGATTCTAACTTCCCACTTTTGGACAAGTCTGAACCATGTGGTCATAGCTCTGTTCTGAATCTCAGTGATGCTGGTCTTACTGTTGAGATCTTATGCTCATGGAGGTCTTTCCACATTCCTGGTCCTCTAAACAGGACCCAGTGCATTAACTGGAGCTTACTGCCAGCTCAGAGGTCTAAGGCTCTACATTCAGCTCTGCTTTCTCCATGGCCCAACCCAGCAGCAAATCAGGAGTCCATCCTGACTGAGGCCGTGCTCTGGGAAGCCACATCAtcagccagccagccagcaggtacctttccttctcctccttcctctctggAGTATGGTCAATGGTGAGTTTCACGGGCTTTCCTTTCCGGCACAGCAGAGCACGACTGTCTCCCACACTTGCCACAACCAGCTCAATTCCATCCCGGAGCAGAGCCACTGTTGCAGTGGtcccagagctcagcagagTTGCTACAAATGTCATCAAAGAGAGAAGTTTTAGCGCTGCCTCAAAGAGTGGAGCCCTTTATAACAGCAACAGTTTCAATTGGTAAAATAAAGACAACTTGTGCTCTGCCTAATCAGCAAGTAACTGCTTTTAAGTTTAAACTAAATTTatgcatacaaaaaaaaaaaaaaagaaaaaaaaaaggtgcaaaCATGCATGCATGTAGGACTAGGACTAGAGGAAGAGAAGGGAGGTGGGAAGGATTAAGTGTTTCTGTGCAACAACATGGCTCCATGCAAACAGGGCAAGTGGGATAAAAGCAGTACAAGGTACAGTAGCTTCCTTTCAGTTTGTGGCAGAGTTTTTCAGCCCCATGAGCTTGTCTCAAGTTACAGAGTTATTGTTCTTATCCCTGGGCACAGTGACTGCACAAGTAGGTCACCATAAAGGTGATGGCTCTTTCTTTCTGTTAGGTGGTGAAGCGGGCAattatatattaatttattaattatagTTACAGTAATTGTAATTCCACCAGAGGGAAAGCAGTAGATCAGTCTGTGGCATCCTTCTGTTGCTGTCAGAGCTGTTACACTCCCCCTCTGCTTCCTGGCTTTCCCTAGGAAAGGTGCTCCCTTTCAACTTGCTGGGGGTCCCAGTGCAAAGGTGAAGCTGGATTCTGAGATTCAGCCTTGCCTTGTGCTTGCACACTGATGCAGGTGGCAGTGGCTGTCTGGGGAGCCtccccagggcactgctgggatcACCTGGCAGGGGCTCACTGTGAGTGCCCAGAGCCCTGGTGCTGCCCTCCTTCTCTACAGGGCAAGGGGGTGAGCTGAGCTGGCTGACTGCACTCAGGGACCTGCCTGGAGTCACTCATGCAAGCAGATTTAAGGGTTTCTCATTTCAATTGCTACAATggtctggaggaaaaaaaccaaacaaaaacaaacaaacaaaaaaccaacaaaaaacctcttgaaaaagaaaaatgcaagtaCCTGTTTCAGGAAAAAGATCTCTTGTATCATCTGCAGTGAAGAAATGCCAGAAAAACTGCCCAGCTTTCCTATTCTTTGTTTTTGAAAGGGCAAGTCCCACTTTACTGTTGTTATCTTCTCTTCCTGCAGATTCTGCAGAGGTAACCCAGCAAGAGAGGCCTGGAAAGGTCCTGCTAACTTGAGCTGTTACACCAAAATGTCTGGACAGGACCAGCTACTGCCTGAAACACATTTGCATCTGCAGCCAATGCAGTTTCCCTTGAAAGGCCCTCTGTAGGTCACCTGCATTCTGGGCTTTTCCAGTTATTCTGGTTTTTCAAAGCAAGCCAATTTGAGATGAGTTTTGGGCTTGCTTAGGAATGTGACTCCCCAGTTATATTCTTGTTTTCATGTACTAACAGTTAACATGTCACTGCTTTCCACCACTGCTTCTGCAGAGATCAGCTGCAACTACATGTGCTCCTAcctctggccctgcagccctgaaCACTGGAACATGGGACAGATTTGAGACAGGACTTTGTGTTTGATACCCAAGGAATGCCAAGCAGCCCCAAATCTGACCAGATGCCAACAGGTAGCAACAGCAATGCGAGAGCTGTGGGATCTCTACagcctccttccccagccctgtgaGGTCTCAGTGCCCTGTAAGTCAAAGGGGGCTGGGAGTAAACTCAAGTCACCAAGCCCTGGAAGATGCATTGAGCCTTGTTGTGCAGTGAAAGCATCGAGCCcatgaatgaaaaaaaaccccaaacacaaaccctCACAAACAGGTGTTAATTAAGCTGGTGTTATTATTTAAAACAGGTATTATTACTGCAGCGAGGACTGGGTTTAGCTGAACACTGAACCAGCAGCTCAGGGGTGACCTCAGTGGCCATGGTCACAccttgggctgtgccagggccacgCAGGCTGGGACACTGGAAACTGGATGTGGCAGCTTCTCACTGGAGGCACTGGTGGGCACCGACATCCTGTTTCTCATCTGAAGCAGGGACTAGCCCAGTGCAGGGTCACTTTGAGGCACATTATGAAAATAACATATTAAAAAGTACCAGTGCAATTAGAAATTTTAGTAGAACCAGTAAAATACCTGTTTTAGCAAACAGTTAGAACAAGTGAAATAGAGCAACCTATGTTAAACTacctttttattttacagaagaTACCTTGTATTTAGACATTAAAATTAATGCAGAACTGCTGCTACTTTCCCATTTCATTCTGTGGTTTTAGAACTATGCTGAGAAGCAAATAAAAAGTTAAATCATAGTCTTCAATTCACAGAAGACTGGAAGTATTTGGAATTCAGGTGAATCTGCATCTTTTTGGTGCAAACACCCAAAGAAAAGAGCTGCTATCACAAAATCAAGGGCTGGTACTAAAGAACAAGACATTGTCCAGAATTGTGGTAATGAACATAGTGACTTGAACTTTATATGTTTATtagtttattaaataaatactttttattaAATAGCACTCCTAGGAAAAAATACATGCTGCTCACAATCTCTTCCTTGTATCCAGTTCATGCTCTGGGTAGGGATGCAAGAACATGCCTAAAACCAGATGTAGCATTATGTGATTTCTAGCACAGCTCAAAACCACAGGAATGATGATGGGATAGCATTTCTAATGCTTTTCTACAACTGCTACTAGTTTAACACAAAATATGTTGCATCAGCACATGTATTGGTTTTAACAATTAAAGAGTTTGTTTTCCTAACAATATCACTATAAAACTAAAATCTTTCAATAGGTTCTTAACACTCACTGGACAACTTCTACTGCAAGTCATCTCAACTAATGTGACAAAGAGGATGTGGAAACCTTCCAGTAGTCCAGGCTAGGAACCGCTGGACTCCTTCACCTGGGACAAAATTAAGCAGATCTCTCTTTCCACTGAAGCCCAGCTTAAAGTGTCCAGGGCCTCCAGTTCTAGAGCTGCTGACCAGGTACAGTGTCTGCCACAAATAACACGCACACAGAGGCAAATAGGAAATTCACCCAGGGACTTTGttcaaacaaaataaacctGCAACACTGGAGATGCAAGAAAAAGGGCTGCAGAACAGGAGATGGAGTCAGTCACTCTCAGGtctgcctgcactgccctgtgcaggtCACGTAGGAAGCACCTGCACCTTTGGCCTTGGTAAATCAGCCTTGGTATTTCTGGGGAATTGCCGCTGTTCTCACCTTCTTGTTAAAACTGTGTGACAAAATCAGTTTAAATTCAGACCAAATAAATTCTAAATTTAGTTTCCCCTATTGAGATAAGTAATCAACTAACAGATCAAATTAAGAATTTTATCAGTGCTAGAGGACCAGCTGTCTCATATATGGCAAGAGTGGCTGCTGAAGAACATCTGCTCCCTCAAGGTAATTGTACCAATATGGGGAGTTCAAACCAGTGCCAAATGAAATGGGGCCATCTTAAATAAGTTTATTAATTGTTCTGACTAATGGAAAAATAGGCAAAACAAACATCCCTTTAATATATTAATTAGTGTCTTTTAAATCGATTAGGTAATAATCAGAGCTCTTGGATAAAAAGGCTGACTTTACAATACAAATTTATTAAATACTCAAGTACaatttctgcagctctccctttccctcagTGTTGCAGGTTAAcatatttaaagaaattaaaatcattTTTGAATGgtaacttaaaaaaaccccaacaaaacaaacattacttaaaaaatataattactttaaaataactTATGTTGTTTGTCAGCATAATAAGATTCAAGAGTAAGAAGCCTTTCACACATGGGTAGACAAGTTAATACCTAGCTATGTTTTAATAAGATGGCTATTCCAGATGTGAGTGACCAATGTGATTAGAGTTGGATGCACTGAATGTGGAGGTTGATGGACAAACTCCCTCTTGTTTTCTCTGGCTCACAGTGAACAGAAGCAGTAACAATACCTGGTAGGACTCCAGTAGGCCAAGAAAGGGTTTGTCTCACATTTCTTCAGGGAAATGCTCAAATTTCCTCAAGCacagaatttaatttcttgtttCTATCCTTGCTGAGGAAAGCTTTTCAGCCTTTACGTTTTAGTTTTTATGGCTGGTCAAAAATAGCAGAAAATTCTGCCCATCTCTGGGGGCCATGGATAATGTCATTTGTTGGATGTAAGCTTCCTTTATGTTCCATACCTAACTTTAGCAGTGATTTGAAAGTGACTGGCCTGTATTTAAATGCATGGATGTGAATGAGAACATATTTTTGAAGAGGTATCAAACACCAAGCTTCAGGGCTCAGATGCAGCTCTAAGCTGTTAATGATTACACAGGATTCAGGTAGAGCACAGATTATCCCAGACCTGCCTACAGCAAGTTTCTTACGCTTTTGTGTGAAACAACAGGTACAGGTCACTGTCAGAGGGGTTACTGGAGCAGGCCCCAGCAGGCCAATACTGCTGGCAACAGCCCTGGTGAGCTGCTtgccagacacagcagcagTACCTGGAACACACACATAAACCATTTTTATTATGGAAAGCCCACAGGAACTACCATGCTATGTGTTTTCCATCTCTACTTTCAAATACTGTTTCATTGTTCAGTGACCTACCGAGGGACATGCCCTTGAAGACATAGCTGGGCTCTCCCAACAAGGCATGTCTCTAGTCCTGTTGAATTTGTGCCTTATGTAAGACTTTACCCCTTAAATAGTACTATAAACAATGCCTCAAATGTGACATTTTGGCTACAGGGATTTGTCCCAGGGTTTAGTTTCCTTCAAACACCCAGGTACAAGTTTTAAAGCTGGCTGTGTGTTAGTAAAGACCTGGACATCCTGAATGTGCACTGGTTTTTTGCAGACACAGTGAAGAGGGTGAGCCCTGGAAGGGTCATCTGCTTGAACAAGCCAAAGCTATTATTTTGCACTACATCAGCTATGGCCAGGTTTCAAAAGCAGGTCAGACTTGGGGAGCATCCAGTGTAACCCAGATACACCAAGTTACACAATCAACACCAATTTCAAGATACTCTAGCAACAGTCTTGACTGTCACATCCAGAATAGCCACACTTAATCAGAAATTTTGCTGGCTTCTAACAAAGACACATGCCAAGCACTgaaattttataattttgtaACTTTCAAAACatcagcaacaacaaaaatatccaCACAAAGCAGTCAACAAAGTATTGAGTTATTTTAACAACAGATACGCAAGAAGTTTAATCTGTTCAGAAATCCAAACTTGACTTTGCACCCTGTTACTCCATTCTTTGCCTTAGAGCTTGATTTTCAGCCAAGAACAATGGGCTCTCTTAGATCCCCCAGGTTCCTGCAAGAGCTTGCAAGTGTTCAGCCTACCTGACAAACACTGAGTGCCTGCCAGAGCGTGGCCCCTGTGGATGTTTGGCAACTCTTTTACcctctgttttgcttttttaatgaaGGGGGCTTGTGCAGTATCCTGGTAACCATTGCATACGTTTTCTTTTCTGGCATTAAGCAGCACCAGTTAGTTAAACGGTATGAAAAAAATCCTATAAGCAGTTCCAAAATGCTCTGCTTGCTGCACAATTTGCCAAATGTTGTTGTTATCCAATTCTGTAAGTCTCACCTACAAAGCTTTATGACTGGAAATAGTTTTCAGAAAAAACAGAATAATACATCCAGTACAGTTCTCAATCCTTCTCCTcaaggagctgctctggcacagagggCACTACAATGAGCCAAACCAAGAGCTGTCTTACTCACaaaggggcagggaaaaggaCAATTAGATCTGAAAATGAAGTGATCTGATCTGGGGAAGCACACAAACTTGTACTCAAATGCTGTCTTAGATTTGGGTTGGtaagaaaatacatttgcaAAGAGGCTCTGGGATAAAAagcacatctgctctgctgatgTCTCTCAAGAGCCCAGCTAAAACTCAGCTCACAGGTCAAAAGTAACTCTGGTCTTTTTTACAACATGAAATACAATGGGAAAATTACCTTTATAGATTCAGGCCTCCTTTTTTAAGGGCTGCATTTCAGAACTTAAGACTTTTTTCCTGATCCTTGGTGCAGGCTAAAATAAGAGGCAGTGTTGCAGCAGTCAGGCTACCTGACCTGCATTTGAGCTTACCTAGGTTTTTCTAGCAATTAAAGTGCAGAAAGCTACTCCATTACTTGATTGTTCTCAACCAGTGCCtcagaaaagcagcttgagaacACAGTATCACTTCAGTCCATACAGGGTTTATTGGTTTCCAGTCTTTCTTGGAGAGAAGACTTTTACAGTTTCTGTTCTTCTGGTACAACCTCATTTATTTTGCCTGTGCCTGCACTAGCATGGGgacaggtttttgtttgtttctttttctgtcatGGGTAGGtgtttcttggggtttttttattttatttttttttttttaattttggggttttcttttaaaactggCTAAACTGACTCTCAAAATTGTATCTCATGGCTGAGAGAGAGCTCCTGTGACAGAACTGGGACAGGCACTTCTATCTCCCTTCCTAAGTTACTCTCTATAAGCTCTGCTTGCTACAACTAGAACTTCAGATGTACTTAGTCTCTAGACACATATACAAGAACTTCATTAACAGCCAGGATTAAATGGGAGTCTAAAAGAGCTGGTACCAGCTTTACCACAGCCT
This window contains:
- the PPM1K gene encoding protein phosphatase Mn(2+)-dependent 1K, with product MSTATLINLVRNGGFQVRRRAALTSRFLQDEKRPAAACSLSTCERRASRFDPDGSGRPTTWDTFGIWDNRIDEPILLPPSIKYGKPIPKVSLSNVGCASHIGKRKENEDRFDYAQLTEDILYFAVYDGHGGAAAADFCHKYMEKYIKEFLAEEENLENVLSKAFLEIDKAYERHANLSADATLLSSGTTATVALLRDGIELVVASVGDSRALLCRKGKPVKLTIDHTPERKEEKERIKKCGGFISWNSLGQPHVNARLAMTRSIGDLDLKNSGVIAQPETKRVQLHHADDSFLVLTTDGINFMVNSQEICDFISQCHDPAEAAHVVTEQAVQFGSEDNSTVVIVPFGAWGKYKNGEVTFSFSRSFASSGRWA